A genomic segment from Montipora foliosa isolate CH-2021 chromosome 9, ASM3666993v2, whole genome shotgun sequence encodes:
- the LOC137969480 gene encoding cyclic GMP-AMP synthase-like receptor 1 encodes MSNAVLNRFTKRKVELRKSLKTEALQYWKPKVESVVENVKGRDPRFSKIQIVYKGSYYERSKVGEPDEFDLMLVVENLELDDDPYGDDEDDGMSDPPKVGFTRVMIDMGEEQIWRQDNCVDARGILSASRVKSVFARHVRDAIAYLEYGGFVQMTSPHGPAVTLIITNSMNGRVYSIDLTLAIKDKSWPEDADEWKERSRRGWPNQNLVQEIWHDGCHLVAKQPKGSNVPEREKGFLWTYSFSKAEKKLFLKGGHGEESSCRKQVLRILKALREELELHPLKSYHLKTMLLYECEAKPSPSNWTFDRLGDRFMGLLQRLEDCLRQKNCPHYFMREFNLFETFPGQRCTELLTRIQGIKQNPERVLNNIIEQSF; translated from the exons atgtCGAATGCCGTTCTAAATCGCTTTACGAAAAGAAAGGTTGAGTTAAGGAAGAGCCTTAAAACAGAGGCTTTGCAGTATTGGAAGCCAAAAGTGGAGAGTGTTGTTGAGAACGTAAAAGGGAGGGATCCCCGTTTCTCCAAAATACAAATTGTTTACAAAGGAAGCTATTACGAACGGTCCAAAGTGGGTGAACCCGATGAGTTCGATTTGATGCTGGTCGTGGAAAACTTGGAATTAGACGATGACCCGTACGgcgatgatgaagatgacggAATGAGTGACCCACCTAAGGTTG GATTTACAAGAGTAATGATTGACATGGGAGAAGAACAAATTTGGAGGCAAGACAACTGTGTAGATGCTCGAGGGATATTGAGTGCCTCACGTGTGAAATCGGTTTTCGCAAGGCATGTGAGAGATGCTATTGCATACCTGGAATATGGAGG GTTTGTTCAAATGACGTCACCACATGGTCCAGCCGTAACCCTAATAATAACCAACAGTATGAATGGGAGAGTGTATTCCATTGACTTGACACTTGCCATTAAAGACAAGTCGTGGCCAGAAGATGCTGACGAGTGGAAAGAAAGGTCACGCAGAG GTTGGCCAAACCAGAACCTTGTACAGGAGATCTGGCATGATGGCTGTCATCTTGTTGCAAAGCAACCAAAAGGAAGCAATGTTCCTGAACGTGAAAAGGGTTTTCTTTGGACGTACTCCTTCTCAAAAGCTGAAAAGAAGCTGTTTCTGAAAGGAGGCCATGGCGAAGAAAGCTCTTGCAGAAAACAGGTATTACGGATCCTCAAAGCTCTGAGAGAGGAACTTGAGCTGCATCCGTTGAAGTCTTATCACCTCAAAACCATGTTGCTTTATGAGTGTGAGGCAAAGCCCTCTCCTAGCAACTGGACCTTTGATCGCTTAGGGGATCGTTTCATGGGCCTTCTGCAAAGGCTTGAAGATTGCTTAAGGCAGAAAAATTGTCCTCATTATTTCATGAGGGAGTTTAATTTGTTTGAAACATTCCCTGGGCAAAGGTGTACTGAGCTGCTTACAAGGATTCAAGGGATTAAACAGAATCCAGAGAGAGTTTTAAACAATATCATTGAACAGAGCTTTTAA